In Pirellula sp. SH-Sr6A, the DNA window TGCAGGAGGAAAAATCGTTGTTAGTTCGAACGGAGGCAAAGTTTCGAAGGGAAAGCGTGCTGCGAAAAGCACAGGTAGCGTTGTCTTGAAGGTGAAGGCAACGAATTAGATGTATCGGATGGTTTAGCGATTCGTTCTGAAAGTCAAGTTTCATCGGCCACGTCTCCTTTGCAACTCCGCGAAGCTCACCCGACCTTGCTTCTTGGCGATCGTATTCCCTGCGTCAGGTAAAGAGACGCCTTGCATTGATGCTGCAACTGCACATCCGACAACGCAATCGAACCAATGGTTGTCACCTCGCTCGGGTCTTTGCTTCCATTCGTCGACAATCCGACCGCGACCTTCCGTTCGAACGTGATACTCAGCTGACAAATGTTCGGCCAAGAGCCGATGGGTGTCCGGTGTGTCCCCAAAGAGCGATAGGCAACCGCGATCTCCCATCGCGACCGCCAAACGAGCATGGACAAATGTCTTCCAGAAGTTGGTGTCGTAGACAACGTGTCGAACCACCCGCTTGCCATGGACGTTCGGAATTCGCCAGTTGTGGCCGACACGATCCCCAGGCTTTCGTTTGTATTCTGAAAACGGCTGACTGGAAGCTCCTACGAATCGACCGTGGCTGGGCATGACAATTCCGGCGAACTGACTTTGCCGACAGAACTGATACTGCATGGCACGCACAGCTAGCTCGACAGGCTTCTCGGTGAGATGGATCATCGATTGCGGATTGACCTTCTTCACTTGCCACAGGTCGGTCGCATTATTGGGCCCGTAGTATTTGTGCCCCGCGCCTTCCTTCCAACCGTAGAACGCAAGCTCAAACGCCCCCATAAAATCTTTACGTGTCAAAACAGGGTGTTGTTTATCCCAAACGATGCTTTGGCTAAAGTACAGCGCGTGGCGACTTAGGAATGGGGGATAATTTCCAAGATTGGCGTAACCTCCCCAAATGTAAAAGCATCGACCCGGCAACAAGACGCGCGCGATGTTACCGAACCACGCATCGAGGAGTCGATCGAACTCGCCATCGCTGACAAAGTCATTCGCGAGGGGGCGATCCTTCGGCCGAAGCTTCTTATGCGTTGCAGCATGTTTTGGTTTCCCCGTCTCATGATCAACACCGAACGAAGCGGCGTTGCCTTGGCCCTGCTTGAGTTTCCCTGACGCAGCGTCGTTCGAGAACGAGGATAAGCCGGCAGCGATCGCGTTGTTCGATCGAGGCTCCACCTTCACGTTGTAGGGCGGGTCTGTGTTGCAGAGATGGATCGCATTGCCGGCCAAAAGCCGATCCAGGTCTGCCGGCGATGACGAGTCTCCGCAGAGCAGCCGGTGGTTACCAAGGATCCAAAGATCCCCTGGCTTCGTGATCGCTTCATCGGGAGGTGCGGGAATCTCATCGGGATCGGTAAGTCCCTCGTTGACTCCGGTGTCCATCAGCTTGGCAAGCTCGTCGGTATCGAAACCGAGAAGGCCAAGATCAAAACCGCTATCACCAAGCTCTTTGAGTTCGATGGGGAGCAGATCATAGTTCCATTCGGCGAGCTCAGCGGTTTTGTTATCGGCGATGCGATACGCCTTGATCT includes these proteins:
- a CDS encoding terminase gpA endonuclease subunit, with the translated sequence MDTGVNEGLTDPDEIPAPPDEAITKPGDLWILGNHRLLCGDSSSPADLDRLLAGNAIHLCNTDPPYNVKVEPRSNNAIAAGLSSFSNDAASGKLKQGQGNAASFGVDHETGKPKHAATHKKLRPKDRPLANDFVSDGEFDRLLDAWFGNIARVLLPGRCFYIWGGYANLGNYPPFLSRHALYFSQSIVWDKQHPVLTRKDFMGAFELAFYGWKEGAGHKYYGPNNATDLWQVKKVNPQSMIHLTEKPVELAVRAMQYQFCRQSQFAGIVMPSHGRFVGASSQPFSEYKRKPGDRVGHNWRIPNVHGKRVVRHVVYDTNFWKTFVHARLAVAMGDRGCLSLFGDTPDTHRLLAEHLSAEYHVRTEGRGRIVDEWKQRPERGDNHWFDCVVGCAVAASMQGVSLPDAGNTIAKKQGRVSFAELQRRRGR